CCGTTCCACAGATGATACCGTCGTGTTCTGCACAGTCTCCTATAGCGTAAACGTCAGGTTTTGAGGTTTTGAACATCCTGTCGACCAAAATTCCTTTGTTGACATCTATTCCGCTTTCTTTTGCAAGAGACACCTCTGGGACTATCCCTATAGAGCAAAGAACAACCTTTGCAGGGATCTCCTCTTTGTCTGTGACCAAAATGTCGTTTTCTATCCTCTCAACGTCTCTTCCAAGATAGAACTCCACACCGTACTTTTCCAGTTCACTTTTTATCCTCTCCGTCAGATCCTCGTCCAGCCCCATGAGAGAGTTCGTTTTCTCAACGACTTTCACTTTGAAGCCTTTTTTGGAGAGATTTCCTGCGAGTTCAAGTCCGATGAAACCTCCTCCGATGATGACCAGTTCTCCCTCTTTTTCTATGGCTTCTTTCAGTTTTTTTGCGTCTTCTATTGTTCTCAGAGTGAACATCCTCTCAGAACCGGGTATCTGGATCTTCCTGGGTCCTGCCCCCGTTGCAAGAACGAGGGTGTCATACTCAAGGATTTCCTTGTCTGTCTCCAGGATTTTTCTTTCTGTATCGATCCTTTTGGCTGTTGTTCCAAGAAGAAGATTTATCCCTTTCTTTCTGTACCAGTCCAGGGAATAGGGAAAGAGATTTTCTTCTTTCACATCCCCTGCCACGTAATGGCTTAGCATGGGTTTTGTGTAGTAGGGAACCGTTTCTTTTTCGACGATGGTGATTTCGTGGTCTTCTGAGAGTTGTTTTGCCAGTTCCACCCCACCGGGACCGTTTCCAACTATCAACACCTTCACGTTCATCACTCCAGTTCTTTTATGAGAAGATCTATCGCCTCTTCAATCTTTTTCTCGTCCACACCGGCTCCCCGCACCTCTGTGAAGGAA
This genomic window from Thermotoga sp. SG1 contains:
- a CDS encoding NAD(P)/FAD-dependent oxidoreductase, coding for MNVKVLIVGNGPGGVELAKQLSEDHEITIVEKETVPYYTKPMLSHYVAGDVKEENLFPYSLDWYRKKGINLLLGTTAKRIDTERKILETDKEILEYDTLVLATGAGPRKIQIPGSERMFTLRTIEDAKKLKEAIEKEGELVIIGGGFIGLELAGNLSKKGFKVKVVEKTNSLMGLDEDLTERIKSELEKYGVEFYLGRDVERIENDILVTDKEEIPAKVVLCSIGIVPEVSLAKESGIDVNKGILVDRMFKTSKPDVYAIGDCAEHDGIICGTAKAAMAHAKVLANNLRGIPDEYDFQFRSSYFKFGDFPIAVLGSLTKDGNWLDNETKAFYRDGKIVGVVVFEDMKKAREWEERLRSSR